From the genome of Ammoniphilus sp. CFH 90114, one region includes:
- a CDS encoding CoA-disulfide reductase has protein sequence MKKIMIVGGVAGGATTAARLRRLDETSQIILFERGEFISFANCGLPYYIGETIKERNKLLVQTVEGMSEKFNLDIRNLSEVQRINRDKKTVEVKNLATQEVYEEGYDVLVLSPGASPIVPPIPGIEEAKHVFTLRNIPDTDRIKAHVDEQKPRQAVVIGGGFIGLEMAENLVDRGIHVTLVEMANQVMAPLDYEMAAILHTHLKDKGVNLILQDGVQSFSYEGKRIILSSGTEVETDMTILSIGVKPENKLAVEAGLQVGERGGIRVNEYLQTSDESIYAIGDAIEVVDFITKQPAMIPLAGPANRQGRIVANNIYDRKQKYAGTMGTSVVKVFDYTAASTGNNEKNLKRLGIAYEVVHIHPGSHAGYYPGSHPIALKLIFDPKEGFILGAQAVGVDGADKRMDVIATAIKAGMTVFDLADLELAYAPPYSSAKDPVNMAGFVASNMIEDGMKTVQWHEIDQVIQDGGMLVDVREPIERNFGFIEGSINIPLGEIRKRLEQLPKDQTIYVSCQVGLRGYLAARILRENGITVKNLDGGWKTYSAVYGQNASPQVEVDDSGIAKEVSQYDTPIHRTINACGLSCPGPVLAVNKNMKEMKKGEVLEICATDRGFIQDVEAWCKKTGNTLLTLDTTETGIKAYIRKG, from the coding sequence ATGAAGAAAATTATGATCGTTGGTGGTGTAGCAGGTGGAGCAACAACGGCAGCTCGTTTACGAAGACTTGATGAAACATCACAAATCATACTATTTGAACGTGGAGAGTTCATTTCTTTTGCTAATTGTGGACTTCCTTATTATATTGGGGAAACGATCAAAGAACGAAATAAGCTCTTAGTGCAGACGGTAGAAGGAATGAGTGAGAAATTCAACTTGGATATTCGAAACCTATCGGAAGTTCAGCGCATCAATCGGGATAAAAAAACCGTGGAAGTCAAAAATCTAGCTACTCAAGAGGTTTATGAAGAAGGGTATGATGTGTTGGTATTGTCGCCTGGAGCCAGTCCGATCGTTCCTCCCATTCCAGGTATCGAGGAGGCAAAGCATGTCTTTACTCTTCGAAACATTCCAGATACGGATCGAATTAAAGCACATGTAGATGAACAAAAGCCAAGGCAAGCCGTTGTGATTGGTGGTGGATTTATCGGTTTGGAAATGGCTGAAAATCTAGTCGATCGGGGTATTCATGTTACTCTTGTAGAAATGGCCAATCAGGTCATGGCACCGTTGGACTATGAGATGGCGGCTATCCTTCATACGCACTTGAAGGATAAGGGTGTAAACTTGATTTTACAGGATGGAGTTCAATCCTTTAGTTATGAAGGAAAGCGAATCATCCTTTCAAGCGGAACTGAAGTTGAAACCGATATGACCATATTATCCATTGGAGTGAAACCGGAGAACAAACTAGCGGTCGAGGCTGGGTTGCAGGTCGGAGAGCGTGGTGGAATCCGAGTCAACGAATACCTTCAGACGAGCGATGAGAGCATTTATGCGATTGGGGATGCCATTGAAGTAGTGGATTTCATCACAAAACAGCCAGCCATGATCCCACTTGCGGGTCCTGCTAATCGTCAAGGAAGAATTGTGGCTAACAATATTTATGATAGAAAACAAAAGTATGCAGGTACGATGGGAACTTCCGTTGTCAAAGTATTTGACTATACAGCAGCATCTACAGGTAATAATGAAAAGAATTTAAAAAGACTAGGGATAGCCTATGAAGTTGTTCATATTCACCCAGGTTCCCATGCTGGATATTATCCGGGTTCCCATCCCATCGCTTTAAAATTGATCTTTGACCCCAAGGAGGGTTTCATTCTAGGGGCGCAAGCGGTTGGAGTGGACGGTGCGGATAAGCGTATGGATGTGATCGCTACAGCTATTAAAGCTGGGATGACGGTCTTTGATTTGGCCGACTTGGAGCTTGCTTACGCTCCCCCTTATTCTTCCGCGAAAGATCCTGTCAATATGGCTGGCTTTGTCGCTTCCAACATGATTGAAGATGGAATGAAAACCGTACAATGGCATGAAATTGATCAAGTTATTCAAGACGGAGGAATGTTGGTTGATGTTCGTGAGCCGATTGAACGGAATTTTGGATTTATTGAAGGATCTATCAATATTCCCTTAGGTGAAATTCGTAAACGTTTGGAGCAACTACCGAAGGATCAGACGATCTATGTTTCCTGCCAAGTAGGGTTAAGAGGATATTTAGCCGCTCGGATTCTAAGGGAGAACGGAATTACTGTAAAAAACCTAGATGGCGGATGGAAAACGTACTCAGCCGTATATGGACAGAATGCAAGTCCTCAAGTTGAGGTTGATGATTCTGGGATTGCAAAGGAAGTATCTCAATATGATACTCCTATTCATCGAACGATTAATGCTTGTGGGCTTTCATGTCCTGGTCCTGTATTGGCCGTCAATAAGAATATGAAAGAAATGAAGAAGGGTGAAGTTCTAGAAATTTGTGCTACGGACCGGGGATTTATCCAGGACGTCGAAGCGTGGTGCAAGAAAACGGGTAATACCTTGCTAACCTTAGACACCACTGAAACAGGAATTAAAGCATATATCAGGAAAGGGTAG
- a CDS encoding CueP family metal-binding protein, whose translation MKLKFFSVALLATLVLTGCTGGSSSDSSSLTIKETKNMKELVHDYSVGNQKAESASITSHQLTVTDSKGSKSVYDLPEDEFFVSIAPYVSQTHPUTNHSLTGCQGELVSEEFKVYIEDAEGNVILDETVKSHPNGFIDLWLPRDNTYRTKIEHGGKIVESEISTFEGDPTCITTMQLM comes from the coding sequence ATGAAATTAAAGTTCTTTTCCGTCGCTTTATTGGCAACGCTTGTCTTAACGGGTTGTACTGGAGGAAGTTCGAGTGATAGTAGCTCTTTAACTATAAAGGAAACAAAAAACATGAAAGAATTGGTGCATGATTACAGTGTTGGCAACCAAAAAGCTGAGTCTGCCTCCATCACGTCCCACCAATTAACTGTCACCGATAGTAAAGGAAGTAAGTCTGTTTATGATTTACCAGAAGACGAGTTTTTTGTTTCTATTGCACCTTATGTTAGTCAAACCCATCCTTGAACGAATCATAGCCTGACAGGTTGTCAAGGCGAATTAGTAAGTGAAGAGTTTAAAGTTTACATTGAAGACGCAGAAGGTAATGTGATACTAGACGAAACGGTAAAATCACACCCGAATGGATTCATCGATTTATGGCTGCCGCGCGATAATACCTACCGAACCAAGATTGAACACGGTGGAAAAATAGTGGAATCAGAGATTTCTACTTTTGAGGGTGACCCCACCTGTATTACAACTATGCAATTGATGTAG
- a CDS encoding hydrogenase maturation protease, with the protein MKILVLGLGNRLMKDDGIGVELVEALLNEKYMDKEIEYAVGETDLNYCLDVIENRQYIIVIDAVMMGKQPGEASVLPLSELVRSKPGLSMHHLHFLDLLHQFGERKQGMLIGIEPFELDFHLGLSKGLKEQFKRILNDVMSILNQYKSN; encoded by the coding sequence ATGAAAATTCTTGTCTTAGGATTAGGGAATCGGTTGATGAAAGATGATGGCATAGGGGTCGAACTGGTGGAAGCCTTGCTGAACGAGAAGTACATGGATAAAGAAATAGAATATGCAGTAGGAGAAACAGACCTTAATTACTGTCTAGATGTGATTGAGAACAGGCAGTATATTATTGTGATTGATGCTGTCATGATGGGGAAACAGCCAGGGGAAGCCTCGGTACTCCCTCTATCTGAACTTGTACGAAGTAAACCGGGCCTATCCATGCACCATTTACACTTTCTTGACTTACTACATCAGTTCGGAGAGCGAAAGCAAGGAATGCTAATTGGGATAGAACCGTTTGAATTGGATTTCCATTTAGGATTAAGTAAAGGGTTGAAGGAACAGTTTAAACGCATACTAAACGACGTTATGTCCATTCTCAATCAGTATAAAAGCAACTAG
- a CDS encoding nickel-dependent hydrogenase large subunit produces the protein MKKRIVINPLTRISGFLEIDVQVENHVITSAKTKGNMFRGFEQMMVGRNPYDAIYLTQRICGICSTAHSVGSSLALEDAMLVKVSEEGRYLRDIIHGCEFLQNHLRHFYQYTVPDYAILPEVSQIYHTDYRDFRLPKKVNDELVAHYFEALPMSRLAHQMLAVMGGKAPHNHGIFVGGVATPPTADQIIQMKSILQSLSAFIETKAIPDVYTIAKYYDDYYQIGKGPGHLMSFGVFHQYKSLGTLYVDPLIYQNGEIRPFKEKNITESIERSWYDGKKEYAPLEEMSEPNMDKPRAYSWVKAPRYNGHPFEVGPLARLWLSGKYQRGISTMDRTIARVLELKVVADVLRVLLNQIHPNISLQKEWELPEQAIGAGLVDTTRGALGHWLKMENRILTFYQIITPSAWDFSPQDAHGVHGTAEQALIGTTIQDLNQPIEIGRILRSFDPCMSCATHVYSPGLDPFTIQVFG, from the coding sequence ATGAAAAAACGGATTGTGATTAATCCCTTAACAAGGATTAGCGGATTTTTGGAGATTGATGTTCAAGTTGAGAATCATGTGATTACGAGTGCAAAAACTAAAGGAAACATGTTTCGTGGATTTGAGCAGATGATGGTGGGAAGAAATCCATACGATGCGATTTATCTTACCCAAAGAATCTGCGGTATTTGTTCTACAGCACACTCCGTAGGGTCATCTTTGGCCTTAGAAGATGCCATGCTAGTCAAGGTGAGTGAAGAAGGACGATATCTAAGGGATATTATTCACGGTTGTGAGTTTTTACAAAATCATCTGCGGCATTTTTATCAGTATACGGTTCCGGATTATGCCATACTGCCGGAGGTCAGCCAAATCTACCATACGGACTATCGTGATTTCCGTTTGCCGAAAAAGGTCAATGATGAGCTCGTAGCGCATTATTTTGAAGCCTTGCCAATGAGTCGTCTGGCTCATCAAATGCTAGCCGTCATGGGAGGTAAGGCTCCCCATAACCATGGGATCTTTGTTGGAGGAGTGGCTACCCCTCCAACAGCAGACCAAATTATTCAGATGAAGTCGATATTGCAATCCTTATCGGCTTTTATAGAAACGAAGGCCATCCCCGATGTGTATACCATTGCGAAGTACTATGATGATTACTACCAGATTGGAAAAGGTCCTGGCCACCTCATGAGCTTTGGTGTATTTCATCAATATAAAAGCCTGGGGACCCTATATGTAGACCCGTTAATATATCAGAACGGTGAGATCAGGCCCTTTAAGGAGAAAAACATTACAGAGAGTATCGAGCGATCTTGGTACGATGGGAAGAAGGAATACGCTCCGCTGGAAGAAATGTCAGAACCCAATATGGATAAACCAAGGGCTTATTCCTGGGTCAAAGCTCCACGCTATAATGGACACCCCTTCGAAGTGGGGCCCTTGGCCAGACTATGGTTAAGTGGTAAATATCAAAGAGGAATTTCCACAATGGACCGAACCATTGCTCGCGTTCTCGAGTTGAAAGTGGTCGCTGATGTTCTAAGAGTTTTACTCAACCAAATCCACCCGAATATTTCCTTGCAAAAAGAATGGGAGTTGCCTGAACAGGCCATAGGGGCCGGATTAGTCGATACGACGAGAGGGGCATTAGGACATTGGCTGAAAATGGAGAACCGAATCCTCACGTTTTATCAGATCATTACCCCTTCTGCATGGGACTTTTCACCACAGGATGCTCACGGTGTTCATGGAACAGCGGAACAAGCTTTAATCGGGACGACGATCCAAGATCTTAACCAACCGATTGAGATTGGCAGGATATTACGTTCGTTTGACCCTTGTATGTCTTGTGCTACTCACGTTTATTCTCCAGGATTAGATCCTTTCACCATACAGGTGTTCGGATGA
- a CDS encoding hydrogenase small subunit, with amino-acid sequence MNEDYILPPESVSPEAVTHRLREEVREQIQQGQWKRKKLVWLELTGCSGNIISLLNGFHPNFEHAITEMVDLVYSNSLMAAEGEKATQQLMDLLDEEFILAVEGAVALKNNGLYNVIGSWQGQPLTALKAAELLGDRATHVIAVGACAVDGGPSAAKPNPAQCVGVPDVVKRSMIKLPGCPCHPDWFLGTLSHLLMYGEPPLDAMDRPLMFYGTTIHDRCPRLHFFHKGIFAKTLEENTCLFKLGCRGPVTRVDCPTRQWNGGVNWPIGVSTCIGCSQFGFPDQMSPFVSYDITRE; translated from the coding sequence GTGAATGAAGACTATATCTTGCCCCCGGAATCGGTCAGTCCTGAAGCTGTAACTCATCGGCTAAGAGAAGAAGTAAGGGAACAAATTCAGCAAGGGCAATGGAAGAGGAAAAAACTGGTCTGGTTAGAGCTAACAGGCTGTTCGGGAAATATTATTTCGTTGTTGAATGGCTTTCATCCTAACTTTGAACACGCCATCACAGAAATGGTAGATCTCGTGTATAGCAACAGTTTAATGGCTGCAGAAGGGGAAAAGGCTACTCAACAATTGATGGATCTGTTGGACGAGGAATTTATCTTGGCGGTGGAAGGAGCCGTAGCCCTCAAAAACAACGGTCTTTACAATGTGATTGGAAGTTGGCAAGGACAGCCTTTGACTGCATTAAAGGCGGCAGAATTACTAGGAGATAGGGCCACTCACGTAATTGCAGTTGGTGCTTGTGCGGTTGACGGAGGCCCATCCGCCGCCAAACCGAACCCTGCTCAATGTGTGGGAGTACCGGATGTAGTAAAACGTTCGATGATTAAGTTGCCAGGTTGCCCTTGTCATCCTGATTGGTTCTTAGGTACGCTATCTCATCTATTGATGTATGGAGAGCCTCCGTTAGATGCCATGGATCGGCCCTTAATGTTCTATGGCACAACCATTCATGACCGTTGCCCGCGGCTTCATTTTTTCCATAAGGGGATATTTGCTAAAACGTTGGAAGAGAACACTTGTTTATTCAAGCTAGGATGTCGTGGACCTGTAACCCGCGTAGACTGTCCGACGCGACAGTGGAATGGCGGGGTCAATTGGCCAATCGGGGTGAGCACTTGTATAGGCTGTTCACAATTTGGTTTTCCTGATCAGATGAGCCCTTTTGTATCTTATGACATTACTAGGGAGTAG
- a CDS encoding cytochrome b5 domain-containing protein: protein MSQNKEVIQRQIQIAFSEVQYLIRLLYSTTDYHTKNLILNQLWNKVSLLHFLFTLSDQPTQTLPVTPTLPQPSHQALTAPSTQTQATTQSLPAITRDQLSENNGRNGKPAYVAVNGTVYDVTNNKAWSAASHFGLSAGKDLTAEFASCHAGQQWILNTLKPVGRLA, encoded by the coding sequence ATGAGTCAAAATAAAGAAGTTATACAAAGACAGATTCAAATTGCATTTTCGGAAGTTCAATACCTTATTCGATTACTTTATTCGACAACGGATTACCATACTAAAAATCTAATTTTAAATCAGCTCTGGAATAAAGTATCCCTTCTTCATTTTCTGTTTACTTTATCAGATCAGCCAACACAAACCCTACCGGTTACTCCCACGTTGCCCCAGCCATCCCATCAAGCATTAACCGCACCAAGCACTCAGACTCAGGCAACCACTCAGAGTCTTCCTGCCATAACGAGGGATCAACTATCTGAGAACAATGGACGAAACGGAAAACCAGCTTATGTTGCTGTGAATGGAACGGTCTATGATGTAACCAATAATAAGGCCTGGTCCGCCGCTTCCCACTTCGGTTTGTCTGCTGGAAAAGATTTAACCGCAGAATTTGCCTCCTGTCATGCCGGACAGCAGTGGATCTTGAATACATTAAAGCCGGTGGGGAGGTTGGCTTAA
- the hypE gene encoding hydrogenase expression/formation protein HypE, with protein sequence MKILLSHGDGGKLTHELVKNIFHRAFHNDHLQEEGDAAALTLASGNIMVSTDSYVISPMHFPGGNIGKLAITGTMNDLAVSGAIPQYITAGFILEEGLDMEELRGIVQSMAHTAQQAGVRLVAGDTKVVERGKGDGLYINTTGIGINRHPGRLAYSCIQPGDRILINGAIAEHTIAVLSARAGLEFSPPILSDCASLHSMIQSLLDQFHSIRFMRDPTRGGVATTLQEIALKTSLDLELYEEHLPVTDQVRGAVEILGLDPLYLANEGKVILIVGEQEADAVIKWMREKFDQQLAGVIGRVRKGQGKVWLKTAFGGTRRIEMLSGAPLPRIC encoded by the coding sequence ATGAAGATCTTGTTGTCCCACGGCGACGGGGGAAAATTGACTCACGAGCTCGTGAAAAATATTTTTCATCGTGCGTTCCACAATGACCACTTGCAGGAAGAGGGAGATGCAGCCGCTCTCACGTTAGCGTCGGGAAATATTATGGTAAGCACGGACAGCTATGTTATTTCTCCTATGCATTTTCCAGGAGGAAACATCGGAAAGCTTGCGATCACCGGGACGATGAATGATCTGGCCGTGAGTGGGGCGATTCCTCAGTACATAACCGCAGGATTTATATTAGAAGAGGGCTTGGACATGGAGGAGCTAAGGGGAATTGTGCAATCCATGGCGCATACAGCTCAACAAGCGGGAGTAAGATTGGTAGCAGGGGATACCAAGGTCGTGGAAAGAGGAAAAGGAGATGGCCTATACATTAACACGACAGGAATCGGAATCAACCGTCATCCTGGTCGGTTAGCTTATTCTTGTATTCAGCCAGGTGACCGGATCTTGATTAATGGTGCGATAGCCGAGCATACGATAGCTGTCCTAAGTGCGCGTGCGGGTCTCGAATTTTCTCCACCTATTTTGAGTGATTGTGCGTCCCTTCATTCCATGATTCAGTCCTTACTTGACCAATTTCATAGTATTCGGTTTATGCGTGATCCCACCAGAGGGGGAGTAGCGACAACCCTTCAGGAAATTGCGTTGAAGACATCCTTAGATCTGGAGCTCTACGAAGAGCACTTGCCGGTTACCGACCAGGTTCGAGGGGCTGTGGAAATCCTAGGGCTTGATCCCCTCTATCTGGCGAATGAAGGGAAGGTGATCTTGATCGTGGGTGAACAGGAAGCCGATGCTGTGATCAAGTGGATGAGAGAAAAGTTTGATCAACAACTCGCCGGGGTAATTGGAAGGGTTCGCAAGGGGCAAGGGAAGGTCTGGCTTAAAACGGCCTTTGGCGGAACCAGAAGAATCGAGATGCTATCTGGCGCCCCTCTACCAAGGATTTGTTAA
- the hypD gene encoding hydrogenase formation protein HypD: MKVQSYRDPTLFSQLLEKAIPLLLEVRESLGRKIRMMEVCGTHTVSFSKTGVRELLSDFVELMSGPGCPVCVTDQTDLDRMISLGQQKGTMIATYGDMMKVPGTHSTLVQERANGVDVRMVNSATQALELAIEHPHHEVVFLGVGFETTAPSAALAIQRASRENIRNFSVYSAHKCTPPALEALIQAKHEIDGFLLPGHVSVIIGRKGWSFLERYNQPAVIGGFEPLDLLASTYILVKEMRKPRRQVVNHYRRMVKEDGNERAQQVLGEVFQPVSSQWRGFGMLPDSGLELKPFYRDQDAKFRFSWEAPRSRSVRGCRCGEVITGKLTPLSCGLFAKTCTPEKPLGPCMVSSEGTCSTYYFYERGGKP, translated from the coding sequence ATGAAGGTACAATCTTATCGAGACCCCACCTTATTCTCCCAGCTTCTCGAGAAGGCGATTCCCCTCCTTTTGGAAGTGAGGGAGTCCTTAGGAAGAAAGATACGCATGATGGAAGTGTGTGGAACACATACGGTTTCTTTTTCCAAAACAGGGGTGCGTGAGCTCCTCTCGGATTTTGTGGAGCTGATGAGTGGTCCGGGTTGCCCTGTCTGTGTTACAGATCAAACGGATTTAGACCGGATGATTTCATTAGGCCAGCAAAAAGGAACGATGATTGCCACCTATGGGGACATGATGAAGGTTCCAGGTACTCATTCTACACTCGTTCAAGAAAGAGCGAACGGCGTGGATGTACGAATGGTGAACAGTGCAACTCAGGCACTAGAACTAGCCATTGAGCATCCTCATCATGAAGTTGTTTTTCTTGGTGTTGGGTTTGAGACGACCGCCCCAAGTGCGGCGCTAGCGATTCAAAGAGCATCACGTGAAAACATCCGGAATTTCTCGGTCTATTCCGCTCATAAATGTACTCCGCCTGCACTAGAGGCTCTTATTCAAGCGAAGCATGAAATTGATGGATTTCTTCTACCGGGACATGTTTCGGTCATCATTGGTCGAAAAGGGTGGAGTTTCTTGGAACGATACAATCAACCGGCAGTCATTGGAGGATTTGAACCGCTTGATCTACTTGCCTCCACGTATATCTTGGTAAAAGAAATGAGAAAACCGAGAAGGCAGGTAGTTAATCACTATCGGCGAATGGTGAAAGAGGACGGAAATGAGCGAGCACAGCAAGTTCTAGGCGAGGTTTTTCAGCCCGTGAGTTCACAATGGCGGGGATTTGGAATGTTACCGGACAGCGGTTTGGAGTTAAAGCCCTTCTATAGGGATCAAGATGCGAAATTCCGTTTTTCCTGGGAGGCACCGAGAAGTCGTAGTGTTAGAGGTTGTCGTTGCGGTGAGGTGATTACAGGGAAGCTTACCCCATTGTCCTGCGGGCTTTTTGCAAAAACTTGTACTCCTGAGAAGCCCCTGGGTCCCTGCATGGTATCTTCGGAAGGGACGTGTTCTACCTATTACTTCTATGAACGAGGGGGGAAACCATGA